DNA sequence from the Manihot esculenta cultivar AM560-2 chromosome 11, M.esculenta_v8, whole genome shotgun sequence genome:
TCTAGCTTTGCTGATCACTGCTTCTGAgaccaaataattaattatgagaTAGACTGGTGTTTCACTGCTTCTGATTGTAAGTTATAGGATAAAAGAATGAAAACTACAAGCTTGAAGCTTCAGTAAAATGGTGTCAAATTGCTTCTCGGGTTTGATTTGTTACTTTGATACTTGCAATTTTAAATTCTTCAATTGCAATGTTCACCTGCAGTATGTCAATGATTATTTATAAACTAGACAacagaataaattaataacagTTCTGTTTATTAGAATAAAAGGATCCTGATTCctgcaaaagaaaagaaaaaaggtaAACTTTCCCAGTTAGAGGTCAATTAGACGAAACTGTACTAGTTCTTCTTTAACAAAATGAAAGAGTAGGCACAGCCGAAAAGGGCAAATGTGCTGTCAAATGTTGAACAGAGAAACCGGATCTTCAATTTGACCTATTTTATTGGATTTTAATGGATCCCTGAGCCAAGAAATTAAACTAAGCTTAACTCTTTCTCTTATCTATATTTGGCTAACTAAACAAATACTTAATCATAAGTTACTACTAATTCACATAACAATATCGACTTTCATTACTATCTGCCTCACCAAACCTCAACGTGCATGCCTCTACTCTCTTATCATCTCTTCTTCTTATTTATCTAACTTCACTACCACCTCCTCGGCTTCACTAATCCCACCTCCTTCTCACCATCTACGTGCCATGGCAAGTGCCTCACCATCCCATTCCTTGCCGGAACACACTCCCTTATCACCCAACTCTGAGCCCTCGCCTCCAAGATCACCACGGTCTCCTACTCGGCCTGCGATCTCCCTCCAACAACCAACCAACAAGAAAAGCCCTTCTAAGTCTGCCAAGCTACTCCGCCGTTTTCGAGCTGTTTTCCGGTCTTTTCCTATCATTACGCCGACTTGCAAGATTCCTGTATCACTCGACGGAAGCCGCCTCCACGACGGGCACATCCATGGTGGGACACGCATGACCGGGACCTTATTTGGCCACCGTAAAGCTAGGATAAACCTTGCCATCCAAGAAAATCCTAGATCTCTTCCTATTTTATTGCTTGAACTCACAATACCCACTGGAAAACTCCTCCAAGATATGGGATTGGGGCTGGTGAGGATTGCCCTGGAATGCGAAAAGAAGCCAAGCGAGAAGACCAAGATCGTAGATGAAACTATATGGACAATGTATTGTAATGGCAGAAAATCAGGATATGGGCTGAAGAGAGAGCCAACAGATGAAGATTTGATTGTAATGCAAATCTTGCATGTGATATCAATGGGGGCTGGGGTGATACCAGACGACGAAACAGATAATTCAGACGGTGAACTGATGTACATGAGATCAAATTTTGAACGTGTAATCGGATCAAAGGATTCAGAGACATATTATATGATGAATCCTGATGTGCACAATGGACCAGAACTAACCATATTCTTTGTCAGAATCTGACAAAAGAAAGGTAATTAACTTtaatgttatgtgttttgtatttATTGATGTTTTTCATGTCAATTTTAAAACAT
Encoded proteins:
- the LOC110625523 gene encoding protein MIZU-KUSSEI 1; this encodes MASASPSHSLPEHTPLSPNSEPSPPRSPRSPTRPAISLQQPTNKKSPSKSAKLLRRFRAVFRSFPIITPTCKIPVSLDGSRLHDGHIHGGTRMTGTLFGHRKARINLAIQENPRSLPILLLELTIPTGKLLQDMGLGLVRIALECEKKPSEKTKIVDETIWTMYCNGRKSGYGLKREPTDEDLIVMQILHVISMGAGVIPDDETDNSDGELMYMRSNFERVIGSKDSETYYMMNPDVHNGPELTIFFVRI